The Streptomyces vinaceus genome contains the following window.
TCAGGCTCATGCGTTCGGCCCTGAAGGGTTCACCCGTGGCGTGCACGCGCTCGACGATGTCGAAGAGCCCGCTCTCGCCGGCGGCCATGGGATAGGCCTCCAGGAGCAGGGCGCCGTTCACGTCGGCGCGCTGTCGTCCGGCGGGGTCGACGAAGCGGCTGCTGACGTGGCGGATGCGGAAGTCGGTCAGCCGTCCCTCGGGATCGAGCACGGGGGTGAGGATGACGGCGGGGTCGTGCAGTCCCTCGGCGAGGTCGGTCAGCTCCGAGACGTCCGGCAGCACCGCTTCGGGGAGGTCGGGGTCGACGGGCGGTGAGGCGTCCATGGCGCGGGCGCAGAGTTCGGCGAGGGCCTCGACCTGGCGCTCGATCTGCGGGGGCTGTGGCGCGAGGGGCCCGGGCCAGCAGATTTCGAGGACGCCGTGGATGCGGCCGCCGGTCCCGGCCGGCGCGGCCATCCGTCCGCCGTCGGGCCAGTGCAGGTGCGCGATCGAGGGCAGGCCTTCGCGTTGCAGGCGGGCCAGGGTGACCAGGCGGCGCTCGCGCAGCGCGAGGCGGGCGACGGTGGAGACGCCCGGGGGTACGTGGCGCCAGCGCGCGGCCTCGCCGGGCGGGAACCCGGCGTACCCGGCGAGGGTCAGGGAGCCGTCGGGCGCCGCGGTCCACAGGGCGACGGCGACCGCTCCCAGGGGTTCGAGGGCGTTGGTCAGGAGGGATTCGGCCATGGCCTGGGTGTCGTCGGCGGCGGCCAGCATCCCGCTCTCGGCGGTGCGCAGCCGCACCGCCACCCTGGTGGACGGCTCGGCCGGGCCGAGCGTGCCGGTGCGCTCGACGAACTCGGCGGCTACCTCGCTGACGTGGTCGCGGGCGGCCTGGTTGACGATGTCCGCGGCCAGGTCGAGCGTGGGGAGCCCGGTCTCGCGCGACAGTTCCTCCAGTTGCCGGGCCGCCGCGGCCGGGGTGCAGCTCAGCTGTCCGATGAGGATGCCCTTGGCCAGTTCGACCAGGGCCCTGCCGTCCGCGGCCGCGTGCGCCGCCCGCACCTCGCCGCGCAGGCGTTCGACGGTGGCGACGAGGCGTCCCAGGGGGGTGGTGGCCTGGTGCGGGATCGCCGTGGGGCAGGGGTCCGCGGGGAGCGCTTCCGGAGCCCGCGCATCGCCGTGCCACTGGGTGTCGGAGGCGTTCACGGTGTTTTCCGGCTCCTTGCTGGGACGGATCCTGGTCTGCGGGGCGGAGGTCATCTCGTGAGCCAGTGGCGGACGCGGGCGATGAGGTCGTCGGCGTCCACCGGCTTGGTGACGTAGTCGCTGGCCCCCGCCGCGAGGCTCTTCTCCCGGTCGCCGGGCATCGCCTTGGCGGTGACGGCGATGATCGGCAGGTCGGCGTGGGCCGGCATCCGCCGGATCTCCGCGGTCGCCGCGTACCCGTCCAGTTCCGGCATCATCACGTCCATCAGGATGAGGTCGACGCCCTCGTTGCGGGTGAGCGTTTCGATGCCCTTGCGCCCGTCCTCCGCGTGGAGCACGCGGATGCCGTGCAGTTCGAGCACCCCGCTGAGGGCGTACAGGTTGCGCGCGTCGTCGTCGACGACGAGGACGGTGCGTCCGGCCAGGCCGTCGTCGAGCACGTGGGCGGGGGCGTGCGCCCGTTCGGTGCCCGCGTGGACGAAGGGCAGTACGTCCCCCGGCTGGTCCGCGGTCAGGTGCAGCACGATGCGTTCGCGGAGCTCGTCCAGGCTGGACAGCAGCTCCAGACGGCGCGAGGCGGCCCGTTCCCGCAGCGCCGTCTCCTGGCCCGTGTTCAGGCGGGGGTTGTTGTGAGCGAGGACGGGGAGCGAGGCGAGCGCGGGGTCTCCGTCGAGGGCGTCGAGGAAGCGCAGGGCCTCGCCGTCGGGCATGTCGAGTTCGAGGACGACGCAGTGGAAGGAGTCCGACGCGAGGGCGGCCGCGGCCTCCCGCGAGCTGGTGACGCCGACGACCTGGATGCCGCCGAGTTCCCCGGCCGGCCGGTGGCGGGGGGCGAAGTCCCGGTCGGCGCTCTCGGCGACGAGGGAGAGCAGGCCGCCCTGGCGTTCCTCGATCACCAGCAGCCGGCGGGCCTGGCGCTGCGCGGGAATGACCGGCGTACCCGGGTGGCCCGCTTCGGCGGCTCCTGCCGCGCCGTGGGGGGCGGGCGCCGGTACCTCGGGGAGCGGGTCCTTCTCGTACTCCGCCCACCTGACCGGCAGGTAGAGGGTGAAGGTGCTGCCCTGTCCCGGTGTGCTCTCCGCGGTGACGGCGCCCCCGAGGAGCTGGGCGATCTCGCGGCTGATGGAGAGGCCGAGGCCGGTGCCGCCGTACTTGCGGCTGGTGGTGCCGTCGGCCTGCTGGAAGGCGCCGAAGACGGAGGCCAGCTGCCGCTCGGGGATGCCGATGCCCGTGTCCCGTACCCGGAAGGCCACCACGGGTCCGCGGCCGGGCACCCCGGCGGGTACCTCGGTCGCCGCCGCCGGTTCGATCCGGAGCTCGACGCCGCCGCGCTCGGTGAACTTGACCGCGTTGGACAGCAGGTTGCGCAGGACCTGCCGCAGCCGTGAGTCGTCGGTGTGCAGGGCGTGCGGGGCGTCGGGGGCGGTGGTGACGGTGAAGTCGAGGCTCTTCTGCGTGGTCATCGGCCGGAAGGTGGCGTCGACGTACTCCAGCAGCTGCGGCAGCGACACCGCCTCGGGGTTGATGTCCATCTTGCCGGCCTCGACCTTCGACAGGTCGAGGATGTCGTTGATCAGCTGGAGCAGGTCGGAACCCGCCGAGTGGATGACGCCCGCGTACTCGACCTGCTTCGGGGAGAGGTTGCGGGTGGGGTTCTGGGCGAGCAGCTGGGCGAGGATGAGGAGGCTGTTGAGCGGGGTGCGCAGCTCGTGGCTCATGTTGGCGAGGAACTCGGACTTGTACTTGGAGGCCAGCGACAACTGCTGCGCCCTGTCCTCCAGTTCCTGCCGCGCCTGCTCGATCTCCAGGTTCTTGGCCTCGATGTCGCGGTTCTGGCTGGCGAGGAGGGCCGCCTTCTCCTCCAGCTCCGCGTTGGAGCGCTGGAGTTCCTCCTGCTGGACCTGGAGTTCCGCCGATCGCGCCTGCAGTTCGCCGGTGAGCCGCTGGGACTCGCCGAGGAGCTCGTCGGTGCGGGCGTTGGCGACGATCGTGTTGACGTTGACGCCGATGGTCTCCAGCAACTGGCCCAGGAAGTCCCGGTGTACGGGGGTGAAGGCGGTGAAGGAGGCGAGCTCGATCACGCCGAGGACCTGGTCGTCCACCACGATCGGCAGGATGATCAGGCTGCCCGGGGTGGTGCGGCCCAGCCCCGAGGAGATGACGTAGTCGCCGGGCACCTGGTCCGTGGCGATGATGCGGTGGCTGCGCGCGGCCTGTCCGACGAGGGACTCGCCGAGGGCGAAGCGGACGCCCTCGCCGGTGCCGGCGGGGCGGCCGTAGGAGCCGACCAGGGTGAGCACGGTGCCGCTCGGGCCGTCCTCGGCGAGGTAGAAGGCGCCGTACTGGGCGGCGACCAGCGGTGTCAGCTCGTCCATGACGAGGGCGGCGACGACGGACAGGTCGCGGTGGCCCTGCATCAGGCCCGAGATCCGGGCCAGGTTGGACTTGAGCCAGTCCTGTTCCTGGTTGGCCCGGGTGGTCTCGCGCAGCGAGCCGACCATCGAGTTGATGTTGTCCTTGAGTTCGGCGACCTCGCCGGAGGCGTCGACGGTGATCGAGCGGGTCAGGTCGCCCTCGGCGACCGCGCTGGCGACCTCGGCGATGGCCCGTACCTGGCGGGTGAGGTTCCCGGCCAGTTCGTTGACGTTCTGGGTCAGGCGCTTCCAGGTGCCGGAGACGCCCTCCACCTCGGCCTGGCCGCCGAGCCGGCCCTCGCTGCCCACCTCGCGGGCCACGCGCGTGACCTCGGCGGCGAAGGCGGAGAGCTGGTCGACCATCGTGTTGATGGTCTCCTTCAGCTCAAGGATCTCCCCCCGCGCGTCCACCCGGATCTTCTGCGTCAGGTCGCCCTGGGCCACCGCGGTGGTGACCTGGGCGATCGAGCGGACCTGTGCGGTCAGGTTGTCGGCCATGACGTTGACCGATTCGGTGAGGTCCTTCCACGTACCGGAGACGCCCTTGACGTCCGCCTGGCCGCCGAGCCGGCCCTCGGTGCCCACCTCGCGGGCCACCCGCGTGACCTCCCCGGCGAAGGCGGAGAGCTGGTCGACCATCGTGTTGATGGTCTCCTTCAGCTCAAGGATCTCCCCGCGCGCGGTGACGGTGATCTTCTGCGAGAGGTCGCCCTCGGCCACCGCGGTCGCGACCTGGGCGATGGAGCGCACCTGGTCGGTGAGGTTTCCGGCCATGAAGTTGACCGAATCCGTGAGGTCCAGCCAGGCACCGCCGACTCCGGGTACGTCGGCCTGGCCGCCCAGGGTCCCTTCGGTTCCCACCTCGCGGGCCACGCGCGTCACCTCGGAGGTCACCAGCGACAACTGGTCGGCCATCCCGTTGAAGACCGTGGCGATCTCACCGAGGAGCCCGTCCGAGGTGTCGGGCAGCCGGGTACGGAAATCCCCGTCCCGTACGGCCGTCAGGCCGGCCAGCAGCCTGCGCAGTTCCGCCTCGCCGATCCCGGTTCCGTCCGCGGTATCCGGTGAACCGCCCAGTGGCTCCGGGCCCGTCCGCTCAGCCATCCGTCAACCCCTCGCCAAACGACCCGGTCGACGAAGGTTAACGCCGACCGGAAGGACCTTATGGCACGACGGATCACTCTGAAGCAGCGCTTCCGCACACTGCCGCGGCAGGCCGCGGGTGCGGCGGCGGGTGGCGGGTAGACGAATCGGTGACGAAGGACACTACAGAAGAAATGGGGTGACGGCGTTGTCGGTCAAGGTCGTGGGATGGGCAGGCTCGTTTCCGGTGTCCAGGGGCGTACGGGCGGCGCGGCAGTGGACCGCCGCGCACCTGGCGTCGCTGTCGTGGGACGACTCGGCCGCGGACACGGTGGACTCCGTCCTGCTCAGCGTCTCCGAACTCGTCACCAACGCCCATCTGCACGCGGCCGCCACCGCCCACCTCGTGCTCACCTGGGACGGCCGGTGCCTCCACGTGAGCGTCGCCGACGCCGATCCGCGGCTGCCCGGCCCGCGGCGGGCGGACGCCGACGCCGGCGCCACCTCCGGCCGGGGACTGGGCATCGTCACCGCTCTGGCGGACTCGTGGGACATCCACGCGTGCCACGGCGGCAAGGCGATCACGGCCTGCTTCCGCCCCTACGCCGGATCCGGTCCGCCCGGCGGCCGGGCCGGGCCGTGCCGGTCATGACCCGGCGACGGCGTCCTCGACGGCGGGGAACACGGACAGCACCGTATCGGCGCCCGTCAGGGCGAACAGGCGCTGGAGCTGCTCCCCCGGCGCGGCGATCCGCAGGGTGGTCAGCTGGTGCGTCCGCAGCAGCAGGTTCAGGAACGACGAGTCGCCGAACGTGACGGCGCTCGCGTCCAGCACCACCAGCGGGTGCTGCTCGGCGGCGGCGGCCAGGGCCTCCTCCAGAGGGGCCAGCGTGTCCTGGTCGAGCTCGCCGTGAGCGGCCACCACCCATCCGGCCCCGGCCGGGTAACCGTCCCCGACCACGCCTTCGCGGTGCGTGTCTCCTGCTCCGGTCATGTCCGCCTCCCCGGATCGCTGCCTGTACGGTCTCCGCAAGGGAGTATGCCTGCCCGTCGTCCGTACGGAAGCGCCGGGGACCGCGGCACACCGCGGCAGGCGGCCGATACGGCCGCTCGGGCGGGCATCCGGAAAAAGATTTCGCGCAGGCTGTGTAGGAACGAAAAGCCGGGGCATGAGCGCCCGGGCAGCCGTCAGTCAATCGGGAGGGAACGGCCACATGTCTCGCTCGGCCACCGTCGCAGGCCCCATTCGTGCAACAGACGTGCAGATCGCGCCCTCTGTACCCGTCGACAGGCCCGCGGGAGCACCCGCGCGGGAGGCGGCACTGCCCGAGGTGAAGAACCCCCGGGAAATGGCACCCTCCGACGCACGCGAACTCTCGCGGCTCTTCTTCGGGCAGCTCCGCTCCCTGGAAGAGGGCACGCGCGAGTACCAGTACGCCCGCAACACCCTGATCGAGATGAACCTCTCCCTCGTGCAGTTCGCCGCGCGGCGCTTCCGCGCCCGGGTGCAGGGCGGGGGCCTGGACATCGAGGACATCATCCAGGTGGGCACGATCGGCCTGATCAAGGCCATCGACCGCTACGACCCCGAGCGCGAGGTCGAGTTCTCCACGCTCGCCCTCCCGTACATCACCGGTGAGATCAAGCGCTTCTTCCGCGACACCACCTGGGCCGTGCACGTACCGCGCCGCCTCCAGGAGCTGCGTACGGAGCTCGCCAAGGCACAGGAGTCCCTGACCGACGTCCTGGGTCGCGCGCCCACGGTCAAGGAGGTCGCCCACCACCTCGAACTGACCGAGGAAGAGGTCATCGACGGTCTGGTCGCCGCGAACGGCTACACCAGCGGCTCCCTGGACACCGCCGGAGCCGACGGGGACGAGCCGGCGGGCTCGGCGAGCCGCACCACGCGCCCCCTGGCGGAGCGTCTCGGTGACGTCGACCCCGCCATGGAACTCTTCGAGGACTTCCACACCCTCGCCCCGCTGCTGGAGGAGCTGGACGAACGCGATCGCCTGATCCTGCAGATGCGCTTCGGTCAGGAGAAGACCCAGGCCGAGATCGGCGCCGAGCTGGGCATCTCGCAGATGCAGGTCTCGCGCCTGCTCTCGCGGACGCTGGCCCGGCTGCGCGCCGGAATGCTCTCGGTGTAGGCAGCGCCATGCCGCTCACGGCGCAGCCGCTGCGTGACCGTCCCGGCGCCCTGCTGCGCGGCAGCTGCGACCTCGACACCCGGCCCTTCCTGTCCGCGGCGCTCGGCGTCGTCGTCCGGATCCCCGGACCGGTCGTCCACCTCGACCTGTCCGGGGTGGCCTTCCTCGATGCCGCCGCCGTCGCCGCCCTGGTGCAGGCGAACGCCACCGTGACGGGACAGGGCCGTCGTCTCCTGCTCCACCACCCGCCATACTCGCTCCGCAAGGTAGTGGAGATGTTCCCGGACGAATGTGCCGCGCTGGAGGTCGCAGCATGATGAACGTATCTGCGTCGACCGCGCCCGGGGACTTCGTCCACCCCGCCCTCTTCTACCAGGGCGAGGCGGAGTACCTGGAGGGTGTGGGCGGGTTCGTACGCGCCGCCCTCGCGGCCGACGAGCCGGTGCTCGTCGCCGTCCCCGGCGCACGGCTGGACGCCCTGCGCGAGAGCCTCGACGCCCCGGAGGCCGAGGTCACGTGGACCGACATGACGCGCCTGGGCCGCAACCCCGGGCGCATCCTGGCCGCCCTGCAGGAGTTCGCCGACCGGCACGCGGGCCGCCGCCCGGCCCGGATCGTGGGCGAGCCGATCTGGCCCGGCCGCTCGCGGGCGGAGGTCCTGGAAGCCACGCGGCACGAGGCCCTCATCAACACCGCCTTCGCGGGACGGCCCGCCACCATCCTGTGCCCGTACGACGTGCTGGGCCTGCCGGCCGCGGTGGTCTCCGACGCCCGGCGCACCCATCCGACCGTGATCGCGGAGGGCAAGACCCTGCTCAGCCCGGAGTACACCGACGCCGCGGTGGTCTGCGCGGACTGCGACGACCCGCTGCCCGAGCCCGAGGGCGGTGTGCCCCCTTTCGCGTACGCCTCCGGGGAGCTGGGCGAGGTACGGGCGCACACCGAGGCCTGGGCCCGGGGCACGGCGCTGGGCACGGCCCGGCGCGGCGATCTGGTCCTCGCGGTCAGCGAGGCCGCGGCCAACTCCCTCGCCCACGGCGGCGGGAGCGGCTCCCTGCGGCTGTGGAACACCCCGGGCGGCGGTGTCGTCGCCGAGGTCCGCGACGGCGGCCACCTGGCCGACCCGCTCCAGGGGCGCCGCCGGCCCTCCCTGGTCTCGGTCGACGGAGGCCGCGGCCTGTGGATGATCCATCAGCTCTGCGACCTGGTCGAGATCCGTTCCTCGGAAAGCGGCCTCATCCTGCGGATGCACATGGCATGTTCCTGAGACCGCAGCTTCCCCTAAACTGTCACGGGCCTGCCCGGGGGACCGGCGCGGGGACCGATCGGTGCCACAGGGGTTCCGACGGGCAAAGAGACCAGTGTCGACGGTGGGGGTGAGGTAGCACAGTGGAAACCATCGGACCGGGTACCGGCGATCCGCTGCCCGCCGGGCCCTCCGCCGTGGTGCAGCGCCGCCGCCTCGCCCTGTCCGGCGTCCGCGGCCACGTCGCCAAGGGCCGCGACTTCGCCCGCCAGGCCCTGCGGGACTGGGGCTGGGACGGCACCGAGACCTCCGAGGACGCCCTGCTCCTCGTCTCCGAGCTGCTGACCAACGCGTCCCTGCACGCCGGTGGCTGCGTCGAGCTCGTCGTCTGCGCCGGTGACGTCCTGCGGATCGAGGTGTTCGACGGCTCGACGTCGCTCCCCCGCCGCAACCCGTCCCCGCAGCGCGGGGTCCCCGGCGGACACGGCCTCAACATCGTGGAGCGCCTCTCCGATCGCTGGGGCACCCACACCCACGAGCACGGCAAGGCCGTCTGGGTGGAGATCGAGACCTCGCGGCTGACCTCGGGCAGGCCGACCGGCCGCTGACCCGGCCGGTTCGGCCCCGTGTCGGCGTACGAGGCGTCGTTCCGGGAGACCGGGGCAAGCGCGCGGTATGACATCGAATGCGCTCACCTCCCTGGCCCTGACGCCCGCGCCCGGTCCCGCCTGGGTCCACCTGATCGTCATCGCCTTCGCCCTCCTGGTCCTCGTCCGCACCCTCGCCCGCCACCGGTAGGCCCTCCCGCTTCCGGGCTGGCCGGGCCTCCACGGGGTAAGCGCGGAGCATGGAAACCTCTTCGGATCGGCCGGGCGGCACGCGGCGCCCGTGGTGGGGACGGATCGCGGCCTCCGTGGCCGTGGTCGCGGTGCTGATCGCGCTCGTGGCGCGCTTCGGCCTGGTACCGGGATTCGACGGCCTCTTCGGTGAGCAGACCCGGGACCGCTCCGGCCCCGCTCTGCTCAAGTCCATCCAGGACATGGACCGTTACGAGGCCGCCGTGGGCAACTTCCAGGTGGTCGTGGACCTGGAGAAGGACGCGGCGTTCCTGCCGGACGCCATCCGCGGAACGCGCACCCTGTACGTGGGGGCCGGCACAGTCGGCGGCTACGTGGAGCTGGGCGGACTCGGCGAAGGCAGCGTCTCCGTGAACGACGACCGCACCAAGGCCTCGCTCCGGCTGCCGCACGCGGTGCTCGGCTCGGCCGCCCTCGACCCCGACCGCTCGTACGCGGTGTCCAAGCAGCGGGGCCTGCTCGACCGGATCGGCGATCTGTTCTCCGACAACCCGGCCGGCGAGCAGGCCGTGCAGAAGCTGGCCGCGCAGCACATCGGCGAGGCCGCCCGCGACAGCGGTCTCGCCGAACGCGCCGAGAAGAACACCACGGCGATGCTGGAGGGGCTGCTGCGTTCCCTCGGCTTCCGTGAGGTGACCGTCTCCTACGGGTGAGGGGTGCGGCCCGGCCCGTCGTGCGGGGAGGGCCCCAGCAGCAGACGGGGCAGGGCGCCGGGGTGCTTCTCCGAGAGCCAGGCGACGAGCTGTTCCCGTACGGCGCAGCGCACCGTCCACAGGTCGTCGGCGTCCTTGGCCGTGACGATCGCGCGGACGACCATGGTGGAGGGCGTCGTCTCCGTGACGGCGACGTCCCAGCCGCGGCCGTCCCACTGCGGGCACTGGTGCAGGATCTCGTGCACCTTGTCGCGGATGAGGTCCACGGGAGCGCTGTGGTCGCAGTGGAGGAAGACGGTGCCGGTCATCTGGACTCCGCCGCGGGACCAGTTCTCGAACGGGCGGGTGGTGAAGTACGAGACCGGCATCGTGATGCGGCGCTCGTCCCAGGTCCGTACGGCGAGGAAGGTGAGGGTGATCTCCTCCACCACTCCCCACTCGCCGGCGACGACGACCGTGTCGCCGATGCGCACCATGTCACCGAAGGCGATCTGGAACCCGGCGAACAGGTTTCCGAGCGTGGACTGGGCCGCGACGCCGGCCACGATGCCGATGATCCCGGCGGAGGCCAGCACGGAGGTGCCGAGGGCGCGGAAGCCGGGGAAGGTCAGGAGCATCGCCGCGGCCGCGACGACGGTGACGACCGCGGTCAGGACCCGCGTGATCAAGGTGACCTGGGTACGGACCCGGCGGAGCCTGGCGGGGTCGCGGGTGCCGGCCGCGTAGCGGGCGTATCCGGACTCCACGGCGGCCGAGGCCACGAGCACCGTCAGCCAGGCTCCGGCGCCGATCAGCACGAGCGAGAGGGTCCGGCCGACGGCCACCTCGTGCTCCCGCAGCGGCCGCCAGGCGGTCTGCCGGTACGCCGCCCTGAGCAGGGCGGCGAACAGCACGATCTGCAGGGCGTGGCGGCAGCGGCGCAGCGCGTTCCACAGGGGCGTTTCCGGGTGGCGCGCGTCGGCTCGGCGCAGCAGCAGGTCGGTGGCCCATCCGGCCGCGAGGGTGAGGAGGGCCGAGCCTCCCAGGACGATCAGCAAACGCAGGGCGTGGTTCATGTCTCCTCGACGGGTGTAGGCGGCATGGACTTCTCCGCGCATGCCCGGACGAGGAGCGCCGACACGGCGAACCTGCGGCGCGGCCCGGATCGTCCGGTGTCCGCGGCCCGGATCGTCCGGTCGCCGCGGCCCGGATCGTCTAGTGGCCGCGGCCGGTGAGGAAGTCCCGTGCGCGGTCGACCAGTCCCGTGCCGGCGGAGAGCAGCCTGTGGTGCGGCTGCGCCGGGAGGGCGCCCGGGTGGGGGCGGGTCGGGGCGAACTTCTTGGCCCGGCGCACCCGGGCACCCAGCACATCGAGCTCCTGCGGGGTGCACGCCTGGCGCAGCCGGGGGAACAGGTTCTCCTCCTCGTCGTACACGTGGGCGGTGACCTCGGCCTTCAGGACGGCGAGCAGCTGGTCGAACTCGGGCGCCGAGGCGTCCAGCCCCTCCAGGTCCTTCAGCAGCTTCTCGACGCGCGCGTGGTCGGCGAGTTCCTTGTCCGCGATGAGGTCGCCGTCCGGGAAGTACTCCCGGATCGCCGGGTAGAGGTGTTCCTCCTCCGCCACCGAGTGACGGACCAGTTCGATGGTGAGCTGCTCGGCGGCCTTCTGCCGTTCGCCCGCCGGGGTGGTGTGCTCGATCCGGTCGAACAGCCCGTCCACCTCGCGGTGGTCGACGGTCAGTTCGGTGATGATGTCCCCTGCGTGTCCCATGCTGTTGCTCCTTTCCGGTCGCCGCGCGCGTACCCGCGATCACGCGGCGCTAACGGGAGCACGGGCGGCCCGCGGCGGCCGGCGCATGGTGCGCCCGGGGGCGGGTAGCCGGGCCCTGAACGGTACGCAGGCGGCGACCGGCACCGTGCGGTGCCGGGCCGCCGACGCCACGGAAGGGGTGCATGTGTCACACGTCGAGGAGTACGTAGAGGTCAACGTCCCCGTGCGGACGGCATACAACCAGTGGACGCAGTTCGAGGACTTCCCCGCCTTCATGGAAGGGGTCGAGCGCATCGACCAGCGCACGGACACACTGACCCACTGGGTCACGAACGTCAACGGCGTGCAGCGCGAGTTCGACGCGCAGATCACCGAGCAGCTCCCGGACCGGCGCGTCGCGTGGATGACGGTGGACGGGGAGGCGCGCCAGGCCGGTCTGGTCACTTTCCAGCCGATCGACGCGACCACCACCAAGGTCGTCCTGCACATGAACTGGGTGCCCGACGGCCTGGCGGAGACGGCCGCCGACAAGCTGGGCTTCGTCAAGCGCCAGGTGGCCGGCGATCTGAAGCGGTTCAAACTGTTCATCGAGTCGCGCGGCGTGGAAACGGGCGCCTGGCGGGGCGAGGTCTGAGCGCGATGAGACGCGGGGGCGGTGGCAGGGGTGTCCGGGCCGCGTCGCGCGGCGGCGGGTTGCGGGAGGTCACGGCGCGTTGCGGGCTGGTGACGCGCGGGGTGCTGTACGCGCTGGTCGGGTTGCTGGCCCTGCGCGTGGCCTTCGGTGACAACGGGGGTGAGGAGGCCGACCGCGAGGGCGCCCTCCGGGAACTGGTCGGCAAGCCCTACGGCGGCGTCCTGGTCTGGGCCGTCGGCGTCGGGCTCGTCTG
Protein-coding sequences here:
- a CDS encoding STAS domain-containing protein gives rise to the protein MTGAGDTHREGVVGDGYPAGAGWVVAAHGELDQDTLAPLEEALAAAAEQHPLVVLDASAVTFGDSSFLNLLLRTHQLTTLRIAAPGEQLQRLFALTGADTVLSVFPAVEDAVAGS
- a CDS encoding ATP-binding protein; protein product: MSRGVRAARQWTAAHLASLSWDDSAADTVDSVLLSVSELVTNAHLHAAATAHLVLTWDGRCLHVSVADADPRLPGPRRADADAGATSGRGLGIVTALADSWDIHACHGGKAITACFRPYAGSGPPGGRAGPCRS
- a CDS encoding STAS domain-containing protein — protein: MPLTAQPLRDRPGALLRGSCDLDTRPFLSAALGVVVRIPGPVVHLDLSGVAFLDAAAVAALVQANATVTGQGRRLLLHHPPYSLRKVVEMFPDECAALEVAA
- a CDS encoding ATP-binding protein, which produces METIGPGTGDPLPAGPSAVVQRRRLALSGVRGHVAKGRDFARQALRDWGWDGTETSEDALLLVSELLTNASLHAGGCVELVVCAGDVLRIEVFDGSTSLPRRNPSPQRGVPGGHGLNIVERLSDRWGTHTHEHGKAVWVEIETSRLTSGRPTGR
- a CDS encoding SpoIIE family protein phosphatase; this encodes MTSAPQTRIRPSKEPENTVNASDTQWHGDARAPEALPADPCPTAIPHQATTPLGRLVATVERLRGEVRAAHAAADGRALVELAKGILIGQLSCTPAAAARQLEELSRETGLPTLDLAADIVNQAARDHVSEVAAEFVERTGTLGPAEPSTRVAVRLRTAESGMLAAADDTQAMAESLLTNALEPLGAVAVALWTAAPDGSLTLAGYAGFPPGEAARWRHVPPGVSTVARLALRERRLVTLARLQREGLPSIAHLHWPDGGRMAAPAGTGGRIHGVLEICWPGPLAPQPPQIERQVEALAELCARAMDASPPVDPDLPEAVLPDVSELTDLAEGLHDPAVILTPVLDPEGRLTDFRIRHVSSRFVDPAGRQRADVNGALLLEAYPMAAGESGLFDIVERVHATGEPFRAERMSLTALVDQIPLTSVADISVSRHGAAVLLIWRVEDETARLADLLQHAQRLGRIGGFEENLLTGEITWNAQLYALHGLPVGAPPVPLRELPDYAHPDDSETLGRFLRAVLRYRRPASVHLRLRRSDGITRHIRVVAEPVLDADRRLHAVRGAYQDVSAQHWTEVALAATRDQLAHTAAESAERNRLALQLQHAIMPPTPPAVEAPGLRVAVRYRPAESESLVGGDWYDTVVLPSGLIMLSVGDVAGHGIEAATGMVVLRNALRGLAVTGAGPAQLLSWLNTVTHHLAKHVTATAVCGLFDPRTRVMRWARAGHLPPVLVRGGEPEAFPLIEGLLLGALPDVTYVEREVRLEPDDTLLMFTDGLVERRDAAVEDSLAHLVRAAATGAGDLDHRLDRLLAESRSDTDDDTCVIGIQVG
- a CDS encoding sensor histidine kinase: MMNVSASTAPGDFVHPALFYQGEAEYLEGVGGFVRAALAADEPVLVAVPGARLDALRESLDAPEAEVTWTDMTRLGRNPGRILAALQEFADRHAGRRPARIVGEPIWPGRSRAEVLEATRHEALINTAFAGRPATILCPYDVLGLPAAVVSDARRTHPTVIAEGKTLLSPEYTDAAVVCADCDDPLPEPEGGVPPFAYASGELGEVRAHTEAWARGTALGTARRGDLVLAVSEAAANSLAHGGGSGSLRLWNTPGGGVVAEVRDGGHLADPLQGRRRPSLVSVDGGRGLWMIHQLCDLVEIRSSESGLILRMHMACS
- a CDS encoding SigB/SigF/SigG family RNA polymerase sigma factor, which codes for MAPSDARELSRLFFGQLRSLEEGTREYQYARNTLIEMNLSLVQFAARRFRARVQGGGLDIEDIIQVGTIGLIKAIDRYDPEREVEFSTLALPYITGEIKRFFRDTTWAVHVPRRLQELRTELAKAQESLTDVLGRAPTVKEVAHHLELTEEEVIDGLVAANGYTSGSLDTAGADGDEPAGSASRTTRPLAERLGDVDPAMELFEDFHTLAPLLEELDERDRLILQMRFGQEKTQAEIGAELGISQMQVSRLLSRTLARLRAGMLSV
- a CDS encoding DUF4230 domain-containing protein, with protein sequence METSSDRPGGTRRPWWGRIAASVAVVAVLIALVARFGLVPGFDGLFGEQTRDRSGPALLKSIQDMDRYEAAVGNFQVVVDLEKDAAFLPDAIRGTRTLYVGAGTVGGYVELGGLGEGSVSVNDDRTKASLRLPHAVLGSAALDPDRSYAVSKQRGLLDRIGDLFSDNPAGEQAVQKLAAQHIGEAARDSGLAERAEKNTTAMLEGLLRSLGFREVTVSYG
- a CDS encoding HAMP domain-containing protein, with the protein product MAERTGPEPLGGSPDTADGTGIGEAELRRLLAGLTAVRDGDFRTRLPDTSDGLLGEIATVFNGMADQLSLVTSEVTRVAREVGTEGTLGGQADVPGVGGAWLDLTDSVNFMAGNLTDQVRSIAQVATAVAEGDLSQKITVTARGEILELKETINTMVDQLSAFAGEVTRVAREVGTEGRLGGQADVKGVSGTWKDLTESVNVMADNLTAQVRSIAQVTTAVAQGDLTQKIRVDARGEILELKETINTMVDQLSAFAAEVTRVAREVGSEGRLGGQAEVEGVSGTWKRLTQNVNELAGNLTRQVRAIAEVASAVAEGDLTRSITVDASGEVAELKDNINSMVGSLRETTRANQEQDWLKSNLARISGLMQGHRDLSVVAALVMDELTPLVAAQYGAFYLAEDGPSGTVLTLVGSYGRPAGTGEGVRFALGESLVGQAARSHRIIATDQVPGDYVISSGLGRTTPGSLIILPIVVDDQVLGVIELASFTAFTPVHRDFLGQLLETIGVNVNTIVANARTDELLGESQRLTGELQARSAELQVQQEELQRSNAELEEKAALLASQNRDIEAKNLEIEQARQELEDRAQQLSLASKYKSEFLANMSHELRTPLNSLLILAQLLAQNPTRNLSPKQVEYAGVIHSAGSDLLQLINDILDLSKVEAGKMDINPEAVSLPQLLEYVDATFRPMTTQKSLDFTVTTAPDAPHALHTDDSRLRQVLRNLLSNAVKFTERGGVELRIEPAAATEVPAGVPGRGPVVAFRVRDTGIGIPERQLASVFGAFQQADGTTSRKYGGTGLGLSISREIAQLLGGAVTAESTPGQGSTFTLYLPVRWAEYEKDPLPEVPAPAPHGAAGAAEAGHPGTPVIPAQRQARRLLVIEERQGGLLSLVAESADRDFAPRHRPAGELGGIQVVGVTSSREAAAALASDSFHCVVLELDMPDGEALRFLDALDGDPALASLPVLAHNNPRLNTGQETALRERAASRRLELLSSLDELRERIVLHLTADQPGDVLPFVHAGTERAHAPAHVLDDGLAGRTVLVVDDDARNLYALSGVLELHGIRVLHAEDGRKGIETLTRNEGVDLILMDVMMPELDGYAATAEIRRMPAHADLPIIAVTAKAMPGDREKSLAAGASDYVTKPVDADDLIARVRHWLTR